One part of the Francisella adeliensis genome encodes these proteins:
- the dnaA gene encoding chromosomal replication initiator protein DnaA, translated as MTTWNKCLKKIKKSISTFEYKTWIKPIFVDQNANIFTVYCNNEYFKKHIKSKYGALFLVTIQECHGDDLVIEYSSKKYVNNETSGKISTSVGPQTNFFSTSNVEIKDDSEEPKEEEFKEKEVRKNTKKEKNSSQELFGFDEAMLITAKEGEEYSFGLPLKDKYIFDSFVVGDANKIARAAAMQVSINPGKLHNPLFIYGGSGLGKTHLMQAIGNHAREVNPSARIIYTNSEQYVKEYVTSLRLQDQDEFQRVYRSADILLIDDIQFIAGKEGTSQEFFNTFNALYESGKQIILTSDKYPNEIEGLEERLVSRFGYGLTVSVDMPDLETRIAILLKKAHDLGQKLPNDTATFIAENVRTNVRELEGALNRVLTTSRFNHKDPTVEVAQQCLRDVIKIQEKKVKIDNIQKVVADFFRIRVKDLTSSQRSRNIARPRQIAMSLARELTSHSLPEIGNAFGGRDHTTVMHAVKSITKLRQSNTSISDDYELLLDKISR; from the coding sequence ATGACTACTTGGAATAAATGTTTAAAAAAAATCAAAAAGAGTATATCTACCTTTGAGTATAAAACATGGATTAAACCAATTTTCGTAGATCAAAATGCTAATATATTCACAGTTTACTGTAATAATGAATATTTTAAAAAACATATAAAATCTAAATATGGAGCTCTTTTTTTAGTAACAATTCAGGAGTGTCATGGTGATGATTTAGTTATTGAATATTCAAGTAAAAAATATGTAAATAATGAAACTTCTGGAAAAATATCTACTTCTGTTGGTCCACAAACAAATTTTTTTAGTACTTCTAATGTTGAAATAAAAGATGATAGTGAAGAGCCTAAAGAAGAAGAGTTTAAAGAAAAAGAAGTTAGAAAAAATACTAAAAAAGAGAAAAATTCTTCACAAGAATTATTTGGTTTTGATGAAGCTATGCTTATCACTGCTAAAGAAGGTGAAGAATATTCATTTGGTTTACCTTTAAAAGATAAATATATTTTTGATAGTTTTGTTGTAGGAGATGCTAATAAAATAGCTAGAGCCGCAGCAATGCAAGTATCGATAAATCCAGGAAAATTGCATAATCCTTTATTTATATATGGTGGTAGTGGTTTAGGTAAAACGCATTTAATGCAAGCAATAGGTAATCATGCTCGAGAAGTAAACCCTAGTGCTAGAATCATTTATACAAACTCAGAGCAGTATGTAAAAGAGTATGTTACATCTCTTAGATTACAAGATCAGGATGAATTTCAAAGAGTATACAGGTCTGCTGATATTCTACTTATAGATGATATTCAATTTATAGCAGGTAAAGAGGGTACTTCACAGGAGTTTTTTAACACTTTTAATGCGTTATATGAAAGTGGTAAGCAGATTATTCTTACAAGTGATAAATACCCAAATGAAATAGAAGGTCTAGAAGAAAGGTTAGTTTCTCGATTTGGTTATGGTTTAACAGTTTCTGTTGATATGCCAGATTTAGAGACTCGTATAGCTATATTACTTAAAAAAGCCCATGATCTTGGTCAAAAACTACCAAATGATACAGCTACTTTTATAGCAGAAAATGTTAGAACAAATGTAAGAGAATTAGAAGGCGCTTTAAATAGAGTGCTTACAACATCACGCTTTAATCATAAAGATCCTACTGTAGAAGTGGCTCAGCAATGTTTACGTGATGTAATAAAAATTCAAGAAAAGAAAGTAAAAATAGATAATATTCAAAAAGTTGTAGCTGACTTTTTTAGGATTAGAGTGAAAGATCTTACATCTAGCCAAAGAAGTAGAAATATAGCTAGACCAAGACAAATAGCTATGAGTTTAGCAAGAGAGCTAACATCACATAGTTTACCAGAAATAGGTAATGCTTTTGGTGGCAGGGATCACACAACAGTTATGCATGCTGTGAAGTCTATTACTAAACTAAGACAAAGTAATACATCAATATCTGACGATTATGAGTTGCTTTTAGATAAGATTTCTCGTTAA
- the dnaN gene encoding DNA polymerase III subunit beta → MNFVLNRDDLLKPLQSMLSIANSKSTMPLLSCILFDIQDNKLKITASDLDTEITCSIAINCDANMKLALNADKIYNIVRSLNDNSMIDFNINDNKVTISSNNSKFNLMSLNADNFPLADGNIQEESGFDLSQQDFHHIISKIDFSMANDDTRYFLNGMFWEVNGNLLRAVSTDGHRMSITEAIINSKVIDTTCQSIIPKKAITELKKIVAKTEDTIKICLGKTYLKAEFGEFIFISKLIDGRYPDYQKVIPKNNTKLLAVDKKVLKDSLLRTSILANDKYKGVRLNISPGQILLSANNPENEKAEESVEVQYNEDSMEICFNYRYLLDIISVLNEDTMSIYLDNPNMSALVKDEKDNSLFIIMPMKI, encoded by the coding sequence ATGAATTTTGTACTAAATAGAGATGACTTGCTTAAGCCTTTGCAATCAATGTTATCTATAGCAAATAGCAAAAGTACTATGCCATTACTGTCATGTATTTTATTTGACATACAAGATAATAAGTTAAAAATAACAGCATCTGATTTAGACACTGAAATAACATGTAGTATAGCTATTAACTGTGATGCAAATATGAAGCTGGCTCTAAATGCTGACAAAATTTACAATATTGTTAGAAGCTTGAATGATAATTCAATGATTGATTTTAATATCAATGATAATAAGGTTACAATCTCTTCAAATAATAGTAAATTTAACTTGATGTCACTGAATGCTGACAATTTTCCTCTAGCAGATGGTAACATTCAAGAAGAGTCAGGTTTTGATCTATCTCAACAAGATTTTCATCATATTATTTCAAAAATTGATTTTTCAATGGCAAATGATGATACAAGATATTTCCTTAACGGAATGTTTTGGGAAGTGAATGGTAATCTTTTAAGAGCGGTATCTACAGATGGACATAGAATGTCTATTACAGAAGCTATCATTAACAGTAAAGTTATTGATACTACTTGTCAGTCAATAATCCCTAAAAAAGCAATTACAGAGCTTAAAAAAATTGTAGCAAAAACAGAAGACACAATAAAAATATGTCTTGGAAAAACTTATCTTAAAGCTGAATTTGGCGAGTTTATTTTTATATCAAAACTAATAGATGGTCGTTATCCCGATTATCAAAAAGTTATTCCAAAAAATAATACTAAATTATTAGCGGTAGATAAAAAAGTACTTAAAGATTCACTTTTAAGAACATCAATCTTAGCTAATGATAAGTACAAAGGTGTGCGTTTAAACATATCTCCAGGACAAATATTACTTTCAGCAAATAACCCTGAAAATGAAAAAGCCGAGGAAAGTGTTGAAGTTCAGTATAACGAAGATTCAATGGAAATCTGTTTCAACTACAGATATTTATTAGATATTATAAGTGTTTTAAATGAAGACACAATGAGTATATATCTTGATAATCCAAATATGAGTGCATTGGTAAAAGATGAAAAAGATAATAGTTTATTTATCATTATGCCAATGAAAATCTAA
- a CDS encoding DMT family transporter has translation MIKKYSFLLAIGMIWGSQFVFQKEAIEHFPAILIAISRSFIGCILLCGVCYFMKIKSISNRRNILMYSIIALLEATIPFMLIPWGQQFTSTSITAVLTGTVPFFVVIFGPLIIRSRITIPNILSITVGFIGLLILFYPDLVNNEQTVNFYGIAAILLATICFALAILLLSKSCSHENPIIVSRNILIASSIQLSVVALVFAPYDNITPTGASIASLIYLGVACAGIVYYLYSSLIKLAGPVFTSFTNYLVPLFGVILGILINNDPSSITVWISLIIILSAISLNYISRH, from the coding sequence ATGATTAAAAAATATTCTTTTCTACTCGCTATAGGCATGATTTGGGGCTCTCAATTTGTATTTCAAAAAGAAGCAATAGAACATTTTCCTGCTATATTAATAGCTATTTCTCGATCGTTTATTGGGTGTATTTTACTTTGTGGCGTCTGTTATTTTATGAAGATAAAATCTATTTCTAATCGAAGAAATATATTAATGTATTCGATAATAGCACTATTAGAAGCTACTATTCCATTTATGCTTATACCTTGGGGACAACAATTTACCAGTACATCGATCACAGCTGTTTTGACAGGTACAGTACCATTTTTTGTGGTAATATTTGGCCCTCTAATCATCAGATCAAGGATAACTATACCTAATATACTTAGTATAACTGTTGGCTTTATCGGGTTGCTGATACTTTTTTATCCAGATTTAGTAAACAATGAACAAACTGTAAATTTTTACGGCATAGCTGCTATATTATTAGCAACTATATGTTTTGCTTTGGCAATTTTGTTATTAAGTAAATCATGTTCACATGAAAATCCAATTATAGTTTCAAGAAACATCCTGATAGCATCTAGTATACAATTAAGTGTGGTAGCTTTAGTATTTGCACCTTATGATAATATAACGCCAACGGGGGCATCAATTGCTTCATTAATATACTTAGGGGTAGCTTGTGCAGGTATCGTTTATTATCTATACTCCTCATTAATCAAACTAGCAGGGCCCGTGTTTACATCTTTTACTAATTATTTAGTACCATTATTTGGGGTGATTTTAGGAATACTTATTAATAATGACCCATCAAGCATTACAGTATGGATATCTTTGATAATTATCTTATCAGCAATTAGTTTGAATTATATATCGAGACATTAA
- the bcp gene encoding thioredoxin-dependent thiol peroxidase yields the protein MKTLEQGQLAPEFKLENQNNEEISLSDFKGKKNVLIYFYPKAMTPGCTTQSIGLSSISNKLAELDTVVLGISPDAPKRLKKFEERDNLTIQLLSDEDHKVAELFGVWGEKKFMGKVYDGIHRISFFIDKEGKIDHVFNKFKTKDHHEVILEYIENL from the coding sequence ATGAAAACACTAGAACAAGGACAATTAGCTCCAGAATTTAAGCTAGAAAATCAAAATAATGAAGAAATATCGCTAAGTGACTTTAAAGGTAAGAAGAATGTTTTAATATACTTTTACCCAAAAGCGATGACTCCAGGCTGTACAACTCAATCTATCGGTTTAAGTAGTATTAGTAATAAACTAGCTGAGCTTGATACTGTAGTTCTTGGTATTAGTCCAGATGCACCAAAACGCCTCAAGAAGTTTGAAGAAAGAGATAATTTAACTATACAGCTTTTAAGTGATGAAGATCACAAAGTTGCTGAACTATTTGGTGTATGGGGTGAAAAGAAATTTATGGGTAAAGTATATGATGGTATCCATAGAATTAGCTTTTTTATAGACAAAGAAGGTAAGATTGATCATGTCTTTAATAAGTTTAAAACTAAAGATCATCACGAAGTTATATTAGAATATATTGAGAATCTGTAA
- a CDS encoding 2-hydroxyacid dehydrogenase — translation MKILFYSTKKYDKEYFTAQNNDHTLEFSEYGLNEQTADFAKDFDAVCIFVNDICDANVIDKLHSFGIKAILLRCAGFNNVAVEHAKKLGIKIARVPAYSPFSVAEHTLALLLCLNRKIHKAYNRVRESNFNIEGLEGFDIHQKTIGIVGFGNIGKAFAQIMSGFGGEILVHDPFADKNASSNVKFVELDELFEKADIISLHCPLNDATKYIIDENALDKIKSSAIIINTSRGALIDSKYIIKALKHKAIAGLAIDVYEYEKDIFFKDMSAEIIDDDIFERLLTFPNVLVTAHQAFLTKEALNGIARTTLNNASTIETGSAGSNLL, via the coding sequence ATGAAAATACTTTTCTACTCAACAAAAAAATATGATAAAGAATATTTCACTGCTCAGAATAATGACCATACTTTAGAGTTTAGTGAATATGGTCTAAATGAGCAAACAGCTGATTTTGCTAAAGATTTTGACGCTGTTTGTATATTTGTAAATGATATTTGTGATGCTAATGTTATAGATAAACTCCATAGCTTTGGTATCAAAGCCATTCTACTTAGATGTGCTGGTTTTAATAATGTAGCTGTAGAGCATGCTAAGAAATTAGGTATCAAAATTGCTAGAGTACCAGCATATTCGCCTTTTTCAGTAGCGGAGCATACATTGGCGCTTTTATTATGCTTAAACCGTAAAATACACAAAGCTTACAACAGAGTTCGTGAAAGTAATTTTAATATCGAAGGTTTAGAAGGATTTGATATTCATCAAAAGACTATCGGAATTGTTGGTTTTGGTAATATTGGTAAAGCTTTTGCACAAATCATGTCTGGTTTTGGTGGTGAAATTTTAGTTCATGATCCTTTTGCAGACAAAAATGCTAGCTCTAATGTGAAATTTGTGGAGCTAGATGAGTTATTTGAAAAAGCAGATATTATTAGTCTACATTGTCCTTTAAACGATGCTACTAAATATATAATCGATGAGAATGCTTTAGATAAAATCAAATCATCAGCTATTATCATAAATACTAGTAGGGGCGCTCTTATTGATTCTAAATATATTATCAAAGCTTTGAAACATAAAGCCATTGCAGGTCTTGCTATAGATGTTTATGAATATGAAAAAGATATATTTTTTAAAGATATGTCTGCTGAAATTATTGATGATGATATATTTGAAAGACTACTTACTTTTCCGAATGTGCTAGTAACAGCTCATCAAGCTTTTTTAACGAAAGAAGCCCTTAATGGTATTGCAAGAACTACCCTTAATAATGCTTCTACAATCGAAACAGGAAGTGCTGGTAGTAATTTACTATAA
- the ettA gene encoding energy-dependent translational throttle protein EttA yields MAEKYIYSMHRVGKVVPPNKYILKDISLSFFDGAKIGVLGLNGSGKSTLLRIMAGIDTDIVGEAAPRNGVKIGYLPQEPKLDPTKDVRGNVEEALGHLKEMITRFDAISMAFCEPMSDDEMAKLLEEQGELQNAIDAAGAWEIDRKLEVAAEALRLPRWDADVTKLSGGEARRVALCKLLLSAPDILLLDEPTNHLDAESVAWLEKFLAEYKGTVVAITHDRYFLDNVAEWILELDRGEGIPFEGNYSQWLEQKQKRLEMEEKRESSHQKALKEELEWVRQNAKGRQAKSKSRLAKFDELSSQEFQKRNETQDLYIPPGERLGNNVIKVKDLVKSFDEKLLIDGLDMDVYPGSIVGIIGANGAGKSTFFKMLTGTEQPEKGGISIGETVNLAYVDQSRDALDDNKTVWEEIADGLDVITVGKFTIPSRQYVGRFNFKGADQQKYISQLSGGERNRVHLAKLLRSGGNVILLDEPTNDLDVETLRALEEAILAFPGCIMVISHDRWFLNRIATHMLAFEGDSEVVWFEGNYDAYIEDKKRRLGDKYDAITKIKYKRISVD; encoded by the coding sequence ATGGCTGAAAAATATATATACTCAATGCATAGGGTTGGTAAAGTCGTACCTCCTAACAAATACATACTTAAGGATATTTCATTATCATTTTTTGATGGTGCTAAGATTGGTGTACTAGGTCTTAATGGTTCTGGTAAATCTACACTTCTTAGAATAATGGCTGGTATAGACACTGATATAGTTGGTGAAGCTGCTCCTAGAAATGGTGTAAAAATTGGTTATCTTCCTCAAGAACCAAAACTTGACCCTACAAAAGATGTCCGAGGTAATGTTGAAGAGGCTCTTGGTCATTTAAAAGAAATGATTACAAGGTTTGATGCAATCAGTATGGCATTTTGTGAACCAATGTCTGATGATGAAATGGCTAAACTTCTTGAAGAACAAGGTGAGCTGCAAAATGCTATTGATGCTGCTGGTGCTTGGGAGATAGATCGTAAGCTAGAGGTTGCTGCAGAAGCACTTCGTTTACCCCGTTGGGATGCTGATGTAACTAAGCTCTCTGGTGGTGAAGCTCGTCGTGTTGCATTATGTAAATTGCTATTATCTGCTCCTGATATACTACTACTAGATGAGCCTACTAACCACTTAGATGCTGAATCTGTAGCATGGTTAGAGAAATTCTTAGCAGAGTACAAAGGTACAGTAGTTGCTATTACCCATGATAGATATTTCTTAGATAATGTAGCCGAATGGATACTTGAGTTAGATCGTGGAGAAGGCATACCATTTGAAGGTAACTACTCGCAATGGCTTGAGCAAAAACAAAAGCGTTTAGAAATGGAAGAAAAACGCGAATCTTCTCATCAAAAAGCACTTAAAGAAGAGCTTGAATGGGTTCGTCAAAATGCAAAAGGTCGTCAAGCTAAATCTAAATCAAGATTAGCTAAGTTTGATGAGTTAAGCTCTCAAGAGTTCCAAAAACGAAATGAAACTCAAGACTTATATATCCCACCTGGTGAAAGACTTGGTAACAATGTCATCAAAGTTAAAGATCTTGTTAAGTCATTTGATGAGAAATTACTTATAGATGGCTTAGATATGGATGTATATCCTGGCTCTATCGTTGGTATAATCGGTGCAAACGGTGCTGGTAAATCTACATTCTTTAAAATGCTAACTGGTACAGAACAGCCTGAAAAAGGTGGCATCTCTATCGGCGAAACTGTAAACCTTGCTTATGTAGATCAATCTCGTGATGCATTAGATGATAACAAAACAGTATGGGAAGAAATTGCTGATGGATTAGATGTAATTACTGTTGGTAAATTTACCATCCCATCTCGCCAATATGTTGGTAGATTTAACTTTAAAGGTGCTGACCAACAAAAGTATATCTCGCAACTTTCAGGTGGTGAAAGAAACCGTGTACATTTAGCAAAACTTCTTAGAAGTGGCGGTAATGTAATCTTACTAGATGAACCTACAAATGATTTGGATGTAGAGACTCTAAGAGCATTAGAGGAAGCAATTCTAGCATTCCCAGGCTGTATAATGGTTATCTCGCATGATAGATGGTTCTTAAACCGTATAGCCACTCATATGCTAGCCTTTGAAGGTGACAGTGAAGTAGTCTGGTTTGAGGGTAATTATGATGCTTATATTGAAGATAAAAAACGCAGACTTGGTGATAAATACGATGCTATCACTAAAATTAAATATAAAAGAATTTCTGTAGATTAA
- a CDS encoding retroviral-like aspartic protease family protein: MSIFIKSIILLFSLLLVNICVASDIVLSKFLDQYGYEPLKLIDSKETSNAPYIVAKVNGKKAYILLDSGSSGVNIFKNSLAELDLKSSDSSSYSANMTGKVLKDKTVTLKSIDVGNISLENIKSEITNQPKKLSLPTLIFGTKFLEKYNALFDFSTSKVYFTKQSVSPKNHYIIGKNLEAQGYKAIKLNKLLSGHEIITVSFNGNNAVNCLLDTGTSNLTIAEDYAKSIGLKEGEKETIKATDGTLEVSDTYISSLLLNPLNSFFEPRIELKKFDATLANIQAMKNFLGVLCVVGYKELKEVNAVYDFSAGILYIKK, translated from the coding sequence ATGTCTATTTTTATAAAATCCATCATATTGTTATTTTCTTTATTATTAGTGAATATCTGCGTTGCTAGTGATATTGTCTTATCTAAATTTCTAGATCAATACGGTTATGAACCTCTTAAGCTTATTGATAGTAAGGAAACATCTAATGCTCCTTATATTGTTGCTAAGGTAAATGGAAAAAAAGCCTACATTTTACTAGATTCAGGCTCATCAGGAGTTAATATATTCAAAAACTCTTTAGCAGAACTAGATTTAAAAAGCTCTGATTCTTCGAGTTACTCTGCAAATATGACAGGAAAAGTTTTAAAAGATAAAACAGTGACTTTAAAGAGCATTGATGTAGGAAATATTTCACTAGAAAATATTAAGTCTGAGATAACTAATCAACCAAAAAAGTTATCGCTACCTACTCTTATTTTTGGAACAAAGTTTTTAGAAAAATATAACGCACTTTTTGATTTTTCAACATCAAAAGTATATTTTACAAAACAAAGCGTTTCACCTAAAAATCATTATATAATTGGTAAAAATCTTGAAGCTCAAGGGTATAAGGCTATTAAATTAAATAAACTTTTATCTGGTCATGAGATAATAACGGTTTCTTTTAATGGTAACAATGCAGTTAATTGTTTATTAGATACCGGAACATCAAATCTAACAATAGCAGAAGATTATGCAAAAAGCATAGGTCTTAAAGAAGGTGAAAAAGAAACTATTAAAGCAACTGATGGCACATTAGAGGTTTCTGATACATATATATCAAGTCTACTGTTGAATCCTCTAAATAGTTTTTTTGAACCTAGGATTGAGTTAAAAAAGTTTGATGCAACATTAGCAAATATCCAAGCGATGAAAAATTTTTTAGGGGTATTATGTGTTGTTGGCTATAAAGAGTTAAAAGAAGTAAATGCGGTTTATGATTTTTCTGCTGGAATTCTTTATATAAAGAAGTAG
- a CDS encoding LysR family transcriptional regulator — MRITLKHLRVFVEVAKVESISEGAKACFISQSAASISLGQLEKILEVKLFDRNKNGLNLNNDGKVLFKKAIEIIEKSNEFELFKTSTENLQGSISVAANSVIATYILPKLLYKFHREYPNIKINIISSNLDKTFANIENEICEIGFVEGRVPLHEMKSEEIVIKKSELKLICSKNHPLAKYDSVSIDDIFAYKWAYYHDTFTTRDILLHKVDKNSKIMKKWAGDFSIKENVFLGDIVFTKDGDMIKESINSFVNNDDFYLPNIEAVKRYVASSDFLATVPEISLCDIDNTSLKTLNLKDIVMTRNHRIIFKKDKHHTKIVIFFREWLQKQNY, encoded by the coding sequence ATGCGAATTACTCTCAAACATTTAAGAGTTTTTGTAGAAGTTGCAAAGGTAGAGTCAATAAGTGAAGGAGCAAAAGCATGCTTTATATCCCAATCTGCAGCAAGTATTAGCTTAGGACAGTTAGAAAAGATTCTTGAAGTCAAACTCTTTGACCGTAATAAAAATGGCTTAAACTTAAATAATGATGGTAAAGTTTTATTTAAAAAAGCCATTGAAATCATCGAGAAATCAAATGAATTTGAGCTTTTCAAAACATCAACAGAGAACTTACAGGGTAGTATCTCAGTAGCAGCAAACTCTGTTATAGCGACTTATATTTTGCCAAAACTACTGTATAAGTTTCACAGAGAATATCCTAATATCAAGATAAATATTATTAGCAGCAATCTAGATAAAACTTTTGCAAATATTGAAAATGAAATATGTGAAATTGGTTTTGTCGAGGGAAGAGTTCCATTACATGAAATGAAGTCGGAAGAAATAGTCATCAAAAAATCAGAGTTAAAATTAATCTGTAGTAAAAACCACCCTCTTGCAAAATATGACTCAGTTAGTATTGATGATATTTTTGCATATAAATGGGCATACTATCACGACACTTTTACTACTCGGGATATTTTGCTACACAAAGTTGATAAAAATTCAAAAATTATGAAAAAATGGGCCGGTGACTTTTCTATTAAAGAAAATGTTTTTTTAGGTGATATAGTTTTCACTAAGGATGGTGATATGATAAAAGAAAGTATCAACTCGTTTGTTAATAATGATGATTTTTATTTACCAAATATTGAAGCTGTCAAAAGATATGTAGCAAGCAGTGATTTTCTAGCAACAGTACCAGAGATAAGTCTTTGTGATATAGATAATACTTCTCTCAAAACTCTTAATTTAAAAGATATTGTAATGACAAGAAATCACAGGATTATATTTAAAAAAGATAAACATCATACAAAAATAGTGATTTTTTTCAGAGAATGGTTACAAAAACAAAACTACTAA
- a CDS encoding aminotransferase class III-fold pyridoxal phosphate-dependent enzyme, whose protein sequence is MQIREEIKQNNIDHNVFTWVKQGGLNPACIERGEGSFIYDYDGKKILDFTAGLISVNLGHGNEAVINAVTEQMKQIAFPAPVHATKVKGELAKKLASLLPGDLNKAYFTLCGASANEAAIKAARAYTNKHKILTRYRSFHGGSYASMTLGGDPRKLPHDTDGIPGVVHFEIPSTYDGIYSENPVKQTKEALKQLERIINYEASENIAAIMLEGVSGTSGCYLYPEGYMDGVKALCDKYDILLIIDEVMSGFCRTGKWFGFMNYDIVPDIVTMAKGITSSYLPLGCCMLSDKIMAKFQDTAFVLGATYSGHPVSCAAGLATINEYERQNILDNVNTMSAYFATKVAELKIKHKCIGDYRAKGLLGCFELVKNKKTKEPLVAYNAKDISITTKITCKFKELGLHSFVRWNHVFVGPPLTINKEELDIAVIALDKVFSLADTFCD, encoded by the coding sequence ATGCAAATTAGAGAAGAAATAAAACAAAATAATATTGACCATAATGTTTTCACTTGGGTGAAGCAAGGTGGTCTGAACCCTGCATGTATAGAAAGAGGTGAAGGCTCATTCATCTATGATTATGATGGTAAAAAAATCTTAGATTTCACAGCAGGTCTTATCAGCGTAAATTTGGGACACGGAAATGAAGCCGTTATAAATGCTGTAACAGAACAAATGAAGCAAATAGCATTCCCTGCACCAGTTCATGCTACTAAAGTCAAAGGCGAGTTAGCTAAGAAGTTAGCTAGTCTTTTACCAGGTGATTTGAATAAAGCATATTTTACATTATGTGGAGCTAGTGCGAATGAAGCTGCAATAAAAGCCGCTAGAGCATACACTAATAAACATAAAATCTTAACAAGATATAGATCGTTTCATGGTGGCAGCTATGCATCTATGACTTTAGGCGGAGATCCCAGAAAATTACCTCATGATACTGATGGCATCCCCGGTGTTGTACATTTTGAAATACCTTCAACTTATGACGGTATTTATAGTGAAAACCCAGTAAAACAAACAAAAGAAGCTCTGAAACAGTTAGAAAGAATAATAAACTATGAAGCATCAGAAAACATTGCGGCAATTATGCTTGAAGGTGTGAGTGGTACATCTGGTTGTTATTTATACCCAGAAGGATATATGGATGGCGTAAAAGCCTTATGTGATAAATATGATATTTTATTAATCATAGATGAGGTTATGAGTGGTTTCTGTCGTACTGGCAAATGGTTTGGTTTTATGAATTATGATATCGTGCCTGATATCGTAACAATGGCAAAAGGTATTACATCATCATATTTACCTCTAGGTTGCTGTATGTTATCTGATAAAATCATGGCTAAATTCCAAGATACAGCATTCGTGCTTGGAGCTACATATAGTGGACACCCAGTATCTTGTGCAGCAGGCTTAGCTACTATTAACGAATATGAAAGACAGAATATCCTAGATAACGTGAACACTATGTCAGCCTATTTTGCTACAAAAGTAGCTGAACTAAAAATAAAACATAAATGTATTGGTGACTATAGAGCAAAAGGTCTTTTAGGTTGTTTTGAATTAGTTAAAAATAAAAAAACAAAAGAACCTCTGGTAGCTTATAATGCAAAAGATATAAGTATAACAACTAAAATTACTTGTAAATTTAAAGAACTAGGTTTACATTCATTTGTTAGGTGGAATCATGTATTTGTTGGTCCACCATTAACTATTAACAAAGAAGAGTTAGATATTGCAGTAATTGCTCTTGATAAGGTATTTAGCTTAGCTGACACCTTTTGTGATTAG